The stretch of DNA TGGCATCAAATTACGTGCAACATCAATATCGTGTTTTTGCAACAATAAACGTTGTGTTCCAGGCTCCGCAACATGGCGAATGAGAATCTTCTTCAATTTAGGCGCCTCCCCCCAATAATTGGAGCTTGCACGCAACAAAATCCCTTCTCCAGGACGCCAGCTACTTATCTGATAAGGACCAACACAAGCAGAATGATTTGCCAAATACCGGTTTCCCATATCACCATTTTTTTCCTGTTTCATGAGTGTCTCACGATCAAGCAAAGCAAGAGTACGAGTAGTGGCAAAATGGCTAAGAATAAGCTCTGCTGGATAAGGTTTATCAAATTTCATCACCACTGTTTTCTCATCCGGGGACTGAAAAGCCTCATCAATATTTTGCTCTGTAATACCATATTCATTAAATGTCGCAGCAGAAGCCATCTTTAATTTAACAATCCGCTTCATGCTCCAAATAAGACCATTGGCATTCGCAGAACGACCATCGTTGAACTTCAAGCCATCGCGCAAATGAAAAGTAATCACCGTATGCTGATCATCACTTAAAACATCCCAACTCTTTGCTAAAGAGGGAATAAGTTTAGCTGCATTATCTTTAGCTGGCTCGACTAAATTATCACAAACATTGACAAGAACTTCATTCCCATAACGGTCATTGATTTGCGCAGGATCAAATGTACTTATTGAATCAAGATTCCAAGCCATCACAAGCGTATCGGCAGGTGTTTTCGCTGAAACTTGTTGCACAAAAATCCCCAGTGCAATAACAGCAAAAATAAGAGAGCTGCTACTTTTCAATATTTTTCCTTTCAAGTTCATAGACTTTTCCTTTTAAAATTTATTGTATAAGTTCCCATGCAACAATAACGTGCAAGAAATAATAAGATCAGACTTAGAAAACATACCTCCTCGAAATAAAATAAAAAAACTCAACAGAAACAGCTCCTTAAAAACCACACAGTCTCTCTAAGCAGGTATAGGCGAAACCAAAATATGCAACGAAAAACGAATCTGAATATAAAACGAAGATATCAAGTATAACAGCACCTGTGGGCGATATTACAGCGCTTACAATTCGGAATCATATCAGGCAAAATTTCCTTTTGCTTCATCAAACAAACCTTCTCCTTCAAATTTCTTTTTTCGATTTTATAAAAAGTGTCGCTAAAACACCAACTCCAGTTGCTTCAAGAGCCTCAATAAAAATTTGATATTTTGATGATCTTAGAAAAATTGTAATTTGCCGAAATTGATCATTTTTCCCCCTTATCGAAGAGGAAATTTGAATTTTTACATCACTCCCCATAACAATAACGCCCTCCAATTGCATTTCATCATCTTTCAAAGCAAAAGGAAACATGGGCATAGGCACCATAAAAACCTGATACTTCTCATTCCCCTACAACAAAACTTTTCTTGCACATCGTAAAGTCTTTACGCCTTTAACAATGCTAAATTCTAAAACAGTTGTTATACGAATTTTTTCAACAAATAAATTGAGCACTTTTCAATTCAGGAAAGTTAAAATATTTAGTCTTAACATCCACGCAAACACATCTTTAATGAAAATACCCCCTTTTTATTTTTAAATAAAAATCTTGAAAAGACACTCAGAAATATATCTTTCGCTTATTATCCACGATCTCCGACGTCTTGCAAAGCTCTAAAGCCTATACAAAACGTCGAATATATCATGACGATACTTTTTTATATTTACAAATAAAGATTATTTTTCAATTGCACTATAAAAAATACGTGGTGCACCATTCCAAACCCATTTTTTGACATCAGGTGTCATCGCGACAATATTATAGACCTGATAGATAAAAGCATAAGGTCCTTTTTGCATAAAATCATGCTGTAAATCAGCATACATTTGTGCCCGTTTCTGTGGATCTTTTTGAAACAACGCGTCTCTCACCTTCTTATTCATATCTTCATCCAAATAACCATGGCACCAACTAAGATAACCTGTTTTTTTAGCCTCAAACCGATTATCAGGATTTAAAATAAGACGTGAAGCCATCGTATGCGGATCCGCAGAAGCATTATTCCATCCTATAAAAATTGTATCAAAACTCCGTGCATAAAGTTTTGAAAACAACTGCGTACCGATAAAATGTTCAATCTTAAAGCGCACACCCACCTTTTTTGCATTGTCTTGGAGTGACTGAGCAATGGGCAAAGCAAAAGGATAAGGAGATTTCCCTGCAAAAATGTTAGCCTCAAAACCATTTGGATAGCCTGCCTCCGTTAAAAGCTGCTTAGCTTTTTGAAGATCAAGTTTAAAGGGTTGTCCTTCTTTTTCATCCAAAGCCCCAAAATTACCAAGAGGAATAAAGCTTGCCCGTGGAATGCCAACATCTTTAAGAAGAGTCTTTCCAAGAGTGTCATAATCGATAAGATAGCGCATTGCCAAACGCACTTTTTCATTGGCAAAAATAGGATTTGTCGTATTAAATCCCCATATGATCATGGATGGCGCCAATATTTTTTCAACTTTAATATCTGTTGTTGCTTGAAGATCTTTTAGATTCTCTGGCGTTAAATTACGTGCCACATCAATATCGTGTTTTTCCAACAATAAACGCTGTGTTCCAGGCTCTGCAATATGACGAATTAAGATCTTCTTTAATTTGGGTGCCTCTCCCCAATAATTAGAACTTGCACGCAACAAAATCCCTTCTCCAGGGCGCCAACTTTCTAACTGATAAGGCCCAACACAAGCAGCATGACTTGCCAGATAGCGATTGCCCATATCACCATCTTGTTCGTGTTTCATAAGTGTTTCACGATCAAGCAAAGCAACAGTGCGATTAGTGGAAATATTGCTCAGAATAAGCTCTGCTGGATAAGGTTTATCAAATTTCATCACCACCGTCTTCTCATCGGGTGCTTGAAAAGCCTCATCAACATTTTGTTCTGTGATACCATATTCATTAAAAGTTGCCGCATTAGACAGCTTTAATTTGACAACCCGCCTCATTCCCCAAACAAGATCATGAGCACCAGCAGGCCGACCATCATTAAACTTCAAATCATCTCGCAAATGAAAAGTAATCTCTGTGCGTTGATCATCGCTTAAAACATCCCAACTCTTTGCCAAAGAAGGAACGATTTTAGTTCCATCATTTTTAGCAGAATCAACCAAATTGTCACAAACATTGACAACAACTTCAGCTCCATACCGGTCATTGAGCTGCGCAGGATCAAATGTACTGATCGCATCGAGATCCCAAGCCATCACAAGGGTATCAGCCGGTGTTTTTGCTGAAACTTGTTCCACAAGCATCCCCAGTGCCATAAAAGTGGAAACAAAAGAACTGATACTTTTCAATATCTTTTTCTTCAAGTTCATAGATTTTTCCTTTTAACGTTTATTGTATAAATTCCCCATGCAGCAAAACGTGCTTAATAATTTAAGTTTAAAGAACTATAGGCTTCTAAAAACCAAGCTTTAAAATCTTTAAGAACAAACACTTATTGCCAATCACTTCTCCTGCCCACACTTATAAGCCAAACCAAAACCACAAAGGAAAATACTCTGATATATAATGAACGCTCACCAACAACAGAGCTTATTCACGATATCATAACGCCTACTATTGAAGACTATAAGACTAAGATTCCTTTTCTCTTTTGTCTCTTGTTTCTTCTAATATTTTTAATGTCATCAAAGCACTCCCCTTCTTGGTTCAAGGACCTTAATAACAAAGAGCCTTCATAAGAATTTGAAACTTTGGTAAAACAGGAAAATCCGCCAATTTGCCAAGTGCAACGACTTTTATTCCTTCTTCAAAAGAAAAATTTGAATTTTTTCATCACTCCCCGTAAAATAACACCCTCCAATTAGCATTTCATCATCTTTCAAAGCAACAGAAAACATGGACACTATTAAAAAACTGATATTCCTCGTGTTTCCCCATAACAAAACTTTTCTTGCACATCGTAAATTCTTTGCTTCTCTAGCAATGCTAACTCCTGCAACAGTTGTTGCACTAATTTTTCAGTAAATAAATTGACCACTTTTCAATTCAGAGAAGTTGAATATTCAGCCTTAACATCCACACAAACACATCTTTAATGAAAATGCCCCCTTTTTATTTTTAAATAAAAATCTTGAAAAGACATTCAATATATCCCTCCCTTATTCACGATCTTCGACGTCTTGCAAAACTTTAAAACTTATGCAAAACGCCGAATATATCATAACGACGCTTTTATCTATTTGACAGCATTGAAGATACGCTTATTTTTCAATTTTACTATAAAAAATTTGTGGCGCACTATTCCAAACCCACTTTTTGACATCCGGTGTCATCGCAATAACAGTATATTTCTGATAGATAAACGCATAAGGTCCTTTTTGCATCAATTCACGTTGTAAATCAGCATAGAGTTGCGCCCGTTTTTGTGAATCTTTTTGAAACAACGCCTCTTCAACTTTTTCATTCATTTCTGTATCAAAATACCCATGCTGCCAACTAGGATAGGCTGTATTTTTTGCCTCAAACCGATTATCCGGATTATAAACAAGACGTGAAGCCATGGTATGAGGATCCGCAGAATCATTATTCCATCCGACAAAAATCGTATCAAAAGCACGTGCATAAAGTTTGGAAAACAACTGTGTCCCTGCCAAACGCTCAATTTTAAGACGCACCCCTGCCTGTGCAGCACTATCTTGAATGGACTGAGCAAGCAACAAAGTATAGGGGGAGGAACTTGAAACAAGAAAATTGGCCTCAAAGCCATTCGGATAACCAGCCTCTGTTAAAAGCTGCTTGGCTTTTTGAATATCAAGCTTAAAGGGCTGTCCTTCTTTTTCATCTAAAGCTCCAAGATTGCCAACAGGAATAAAACTTGCCCGTGGAATACCAACACCTTTGAGAAGCTTCTTGCCGAAACCTTCATAGTCTATAAGATAGCGCATCGCCAAACGTACTTTTTCCTTAGCAAAAATGGGATTTGTCATGTTGAATCCCCAGTACATCATGGATGGCTCTAATACTTCTTCGATTTTAACATCTGTTGTTTTTTGTAGATCTGCAAGATCTTCAGGGGTTAAATTACGAGCAACATCAATATCGTGCTTTTGTAACAATAAACGTTGTGTTCCAGGCTCTGCAACATGGCGAATAAGAATCTGCTTCAGTTTCGGAGCTTTTCCCCAATAATGGGAGCTTGCACGCAACAAAAGAGCTTCTCCAGGGCGCCAACTTTTCAACTGATAAGGACCCACACAAGCAGCATGCGCTTTCAAATACTGATTTCCCAGATCGCCATCTTTTTCATGCTTCATAATTGTCTTGCGATCAAGCAAAGCTGTCGCAGGACTTGCAACAATATTATTAAGAATGAGCTCTGCTGGATAAGGCTTATCAAATTTCATCACTACCGTTTTTTCATCAACAGCTTGCAAAGCATCATCAACATTTTGCTCTGTAATTCCATATTCATTAAAAATTGCGGCATTACCCATCTTCAATTTGACAACCCGCCTCATCCCCCAAACAAGATCATTGGCGTTGGCTGATCTCCCATCATTAAACTTCAAACCATCGCGCAAATGAAAAGTAATCACCGTACTGTGATCACCCCCTGAAACATCCCAATGTGTTGCTAATGCGGGAACCATTTTAGCAGGATTATCTGTAGCACCACTCACCAAATTATCACAAACATTGCGAATAATTTCACTTCCATAAACATCCGTAAGTTGTGCGGGATCAAATGTACTGATTGCATCAATATTCCAAGCCATCACAAGAGTATTAGCCGGTGTTTTTGCTGAGGACTGTTGTACAACCATTCCCAATGCCATAAGAACAGAAACAAGAGAGCCGCTACTTTTCAATATTTTTCTTTTCAAGTTCATAGACTTTTCCTTTTAACGTTTATTGTATAAATTCCCCACGCAATAAGAACGTGCAAAATAACAAGATTAGACGAACCATAGGCTCCAAGAGACAAAGGTTTAAAACTTTCAAACAACACTACCTATCAACTACTCCTCCTGCCATACTTATAAGCTCCCCCCCCAAGATGCACCGAAAAACAATTTAATATACAATAAATGGTATAACCGATAACAAAATCTACGGGTGATATCACAACATCTACCACTGAAAACTACACGACAAAGATTTTGTCTCTCTTGCTTGTCGAGCAAGCTTTCCCCTTCTTTCTTCTAGCATTTTTCGCATTATCAAAGCCCCCGTTAGCACAAGCACCTTAATAATAAAAAGCCTTAACAACAATTTGAGCTTTCAACAAAACAGGAAAATTCACCCATTTTTCAACACCAACCAACTCTCTCCCTCTGCTGCAAGAGGAGTTTTGAATTTTTCCATACTTCCCCGCTAAATAATAAGCCTCTCATTATATATTATTTCAAAATAAATATCTTATTTCAAAATAAAAAGAGCATGAGCCCCACCCCCCCTGATATTCGCTCATGTGCTCGTACAGAACAAAACTTTTTCAACATTCTATTTAATACTTTTGCTCCTTTAACAACACTCAATTCATTGCTTGCATTTTTCAGCAAAAAATATCTTTTCAATTCACTAAGGTTGAAATATCTAAATATAACACCCATATAAGCACACCCTTATCAGAATAGATAGTCTTTTTTTAAGTAAACTGCCTTGAAATATTATTTCTATACACGGGACAATAATAAGTCCGTTACAAAATCTTCAACGAACGAGAACTTTCCCCCTGATGCGAAATATCAAAAAGTTATAAAAAATCCCCTACAATTTCTTAGAAAAAAAAGAAATTTCTTCATTTAACAAAAGAAGTGCCATAAAAATATCGGGAAAAATGCAATAGAACACGCGTGTATTTCAACAACCAGCACTGATATTACACCAGTACTAAGGTGGTGAAAAAATAATAAAAAATAAAAAAACGTTTTTCCTTTATGATAATAACATCACTATACGATGATAATACAACAACACAAAAGATTCGAAAGTATATTTAAATGAACAGAAAGAAAAAATTGTCAAATTCTTTTCATGCATTTCTTGGCGGAACATTTAGTCGCGTCAGTCTAAAATTACTGATCCTTTCATTCTTCATTGGCATCGTAATGAAGTTTTTTGGATGGACACCTCGAAACCTCACACAGAAAATAATAGATTTTCTTCAATCTTTATGGGAAAGGGGATTTATAACGCTTACAAACTTCTTCCATATAACTATGATGGGCGCTATTATTGTTGTGCCTATTTTTCTTATCTCACGCATTTTTCATAAAAAATAAACGCTTTAAATATTTTTCTTAGCGCTAGTCTTTTCGAAAAATCAAACGACATAAAAATCCTGTGCTCACAGCGATAATCACCGCAACAATACCGTATAAGAAACGATACTTATGCGCTGCATAGAAAATTGTATAAGCGATATGTGCTTTAACAATTTCAAGAGTCGTTGTTGCACTATCAACAAACTGCCCATCACGAAAAAGATAAGCACGAGCCTTATAATGTCCAACAGGGATATTGGCTGGTAAACGAAAATGTGCCGTGAAAAGTGTATCAGAACCAAAACGAACACCGCCTACTTCTTCATAATAAAGGCTTTTAGCTTTTTGCAGTTTTATAAGTTCATCGCGAAAAATTTGTATTTTTTTCTGATCTTTCTCATCTGTTTGCAATGGCAAATAGAGTAACCCTAACCCCAAACGTTTATAATCTTCCATGCTGGTAATATCATCAATTTCACGCGTTGTGACCATAGAGTAAAAGAGAGGAACATTTTTAAAAATAAGGGAATCTGTATTAACCCATACACCGGCATTGCGTTTTTTTTCCCGCATGACCATTGTCCGGTTTTGTCCTTCCAAGCTGACAACAACATCATAACGGTTCTGTCGAGAATATAGTGGATCAATATTTTCCAAGACACCAGCAATATAAAGATCACGACCAGAAAAATTTGCATCCACGGTAATCGTATTCGTTGTGACGATAATTTGAACAGTTTCGTGATCAACGTTATCAATGAATGTTGCTGTCGTCCCAACATGTGACCATGTAGAAAAAGAAACAAAACAAAAGCAACCTGCAATGATGCATAAAGAAAATAATCTACCCATTTTTATCTCATAAGAATATCCAGAGAGAAAAGATTATCAGGGCGTACAAATAATTGAAAAGCAAGACGCATACACACAATCAACACCAAACATGCAAGTGCCATACGCAATTGTTCCGCTTTTAGCTTCCGTCCAGCTCGTGTTCCATATTGCGCGCCAATACTTCCTCCGAGCATTAACAAAAAAGCCAAGACAATATCAACCGACTGATGAGTCATACTTTGCAAAACTGTCGTGAAAGAAGACACAAATGTAATTTGAAAAAGTGAAGTCCCTATCACAACATTGGTTGGAACACGCAGCAGGTAAATCAATGCAGGGATCATAAAGAATCCCCCACCAATTCCCATGATAGAAGACAACAACCCCACAATGAGACCAATCCCTAACACTGGAACAATGCTGACATAGATCATAGATGTCCGAAAACGCATTTTAAATGGTAAGCGATGAATCCAGTTATGGCGATGTCGACCTGCAAGACGGACATTGGCTTTTCCTAACCTACGCTTGCGCCTCATATCATACCAACTTTCAACAATCATCAAGCTTCCTATACTTCCAAGAAGAATTACATAAAGAAGCGAAATCATTAAGTCTAATTGACCCAACTTTTTCAAAACAGAAAAAATCTGAATCCCGATTAACGAACCGCCCCCTCCTCCAATCGCCAAAAGAATACCAAGTTTGATATCAAGCGTACGTCGTCTAAAATGTGTAATCGCCCCCGTTACAGAGGATGCAATCATCTGGTTAGCGCCAGTTCCAACAGCAATAGCAGGAGGAATATTATAAAAAATCAATAAAGGTGTGATGAGAAAACCACCACCAATGCCAAAAAGACCTGAAAAAAAACCAGCAACGACTCCCATACCAATCAAGATCAGCATATTGAGTGACATTTCAGCAATTGGTAAATAAATACTCACTGATAGAACCTTTAAGATAATTTGAGGTTTTTGAAAAATTGGAGAATTTTTCCAACTTATCCTCTTTGTCCAATAATCTCTGTTGCGTATTTAAAAGGACAATTTTAATTACTACTGCTTTCGCACAATGACGAATGCGCAAGACATTTCACATCTATTAACATCAACACTATAAAAACTAAAAAAAATGCGCTCCTTTTAAAAAGCTATAAAAACATAACGTTATCGCGACCACAAATGCAACGATTAAAAAACAAAGAAGACTTTTTTTTACGAAATAAGATAAAAATGAGACATGTCCCCGAGACTGCCCCTTTAAGGCAGAAGAAAAATCATCCTCAATGCAAGAATGAGATGCTGGGTAATGGTTAGGTGCTGTTCCCCCCACATCTTTTTCTTTTATCACTGTACGCTCCACTGCTTCTTCAGTCTTTTTAAAAGAAGACTTCAAAGCATCATCACTTGGCAAAAGTGCATCTTTAGACAAAAGCGCATCTCTGGGCAAAAGTGTATCCCTGGGCAAGAAACCTTTATTTTCTCGCTGCAATGCATTTTCAACATTTGTTTGGAGTGGCGTTATACTGTTTTGTCCTGAAAAATTTTGCACCTTTTGAAGGAATAAGCGTTCTTGATTTCCCTCACATTCCATATAAGCAAGTTTTTGTACAACAGAATCAGGTGATTTTGAACGAGACACCCGTCGTGTTGCCGCTGCTTCCTTTAAGATTCTTTTTTCACCCTGCAAACTTTGAATAAGTGTTTTAATCTGCTCTAAAGACTCAAAAAGCCTTTTTTCCCTTTGGCGACGAATATAATGTTCAGCCAAAATAGCGCGACTAATATCATCTAAATAAGATTTAAAATGCTCTTCGACAGATCCCTGCTGGTTCAAAGGACGAGACAAATGCTTCATTTTCATTTGTGCATAAACAGTGCGTAAATTTTGAGCAATGTCTGACATTGTTACTTCCACAGGCGCCTCTATTCTCTCCTTTTGCTCAATAAAAGAAGAAAATTGATCACTCCGAACCTGATTGGTTGTCTGGTCGATCGTATGACCCTTCGTATTCACAAACGCCTACCCCTCATTAACCTCTTTGAAAAG from Bartonella tribocorum CIP 105476 encodes:
- a CDS encoding ABC transporter substrate-binding protein, encoding MNLKGKILKSSSSLIFAVIALGIFVQQVSAKTPADTLVMAWNLDSISTFDPAQINDRYGNEVLVNVCDNLVEPAKDNAAKLIPSLAKSWDVLSDDQHTVITFHLRDGLKFNDGRSANANGLIWSMKRIVKLKMASAATFNEYGITEQNIDEAFQSPDEKTVVMKFDKPYPAELILSHFATTRTLALLDRETLMKQEKNGDMGNRYLANHSACVGPYQISSWRPGEGILLRASSNYWGEAPKLKKILIRHVAEPGTQRLLLQKHDIDVARNLMPEDLADLQATTDIKVERVLEPSVIIWGFNVTNPIFANEKVRLAMRYLIDYEGLGKNLLKDVGVPRASFIPLGNLGALDEKEGQPFKLDLQKAKQLLTEAGYPDGFEARIFAGASPYPFALPIAQSLQDNAKKIGVRFKIERFVGTQLFSKLSARAFDTIFFGWNNDSADPHTMASRLIYNPDNRFEKKNTGYASWCHGYFDETMNQKVQDALFEKDPQKRAQMYADLQREFMQKGPYAFIYQTYHTIAMTSDVKKWVWNSAPRIFYHAIEK
- a CDS encoding ABC transporter substrate-binding protein, whose translation is MNLKKKILKSISSFVSTFMALGMLVEQVSAKTPADTLVMAWDLDAISTFDPAQLNDRYGAEVVVNVCDNLVDSAKNDGTKIVPSLAKSWDVLSDDQRTEITFHLRDDLKFNDGRPAGAHDLVWGMRRVVKLKLSNAATFNEYGITEQNVDEAFQAPDEKTVVMKFDKPYPAELILSNISTNRTVALLDRETLMKHEQDGDMGNRYLASHAACVGPYQLESWRPGEGILLRASSNYWGEAPKLKKILIRHIAEPGTQRLLLEKHDIDVARNLTPENLKDLQATTDIKVEKILAPSMIIWGFNTTNPIFANEKVRLAMRYLIDYDTLGKTLLKDVGIPRASFIPLGNFGALDEKEGQPFKLDLQKAKQLLTEAGYPNGFEANIFAGKSPYPFALPIAQSLQDNAKKVGVRFKIEHFIGTQLFSKLYARSFDTIFIGWNNASADPHTMASRLILNPDNRFEAKKTGYLSWCHGYLDEDMNKKVRDALFQKDPQKRAQMYADLQHDFMQKGPYAFIYQVYNIVAMTPDVKKWVWNGAPRIFYSAIEK
- a CDS encoding ABC transporter substrate-binding protein, coding for MNLKRKILKSSGSLVSVLMALGMVVQQSSAKTPANTLVMAWNIDAISTFDPAQLTDVYGSEIIRNVCDNLVSGATDNPAKMVPALATHWDVSGGDHSTVITFHLRDGLKFNDGRSANANDLVWGMRRVVKLKMGNAAIFNEYGITEQNVDDALQAVDEKTVVMKFDKPYPAELILNNIVASPATALLDRKTIMKHEKDGDLGNQYLKAHAACVGPYQLKSWRPGEALLLRASSHYWGKAPKLKQILIRHVAEPGTQRLLLQKHDIDVARNLTPEDLADLQKTTDVKIEEVLEPSMMYWGFNMTNPIFAKEKVRLAMRYLIDYEGFGKKLLKGVGIPRASFIPVGNLGALDEKEGQPFKLDIQKAKQLLTEAGYPNGFEANFLVSSSSPYTLLLAQSIQDSAAQAGVRLKIERLAGTQLFSKLYARAFDTIFVGWNNDSADPHTMASRLVYNPDNRFEAKNTAYPSWQHGYFDTEMNEKVEEALFQKDSQKRAQLYADLQRELMQKGPYAFIYQKYTVIAMTPDVKKWVWNSAPQIFYSKIEK
- a CDS encoding DUF6460 domain-containing protein, whose protein sequence is MNRKKKLSNSFHAFLGGTFSRVSLKLLILSFFIGIVMKFFGWTPRNLTQKIIDFLQSLWERGFITLTNFFHITMMGAIIVVPIFLISRIFHKK
- a CDS encoding TIGR02186 family protein, translated to MGRLFSLCIIAGCFCFVSFSTWSHVGTTATFIDNVDHETVQIIVTTNTITVDANFSGRDLYIAGVLENIDPLYSRQNRYDVVVSLEGQNRTMVMREKKRNAGVWVNTDSLIFKNVPLFYSMVTTREIDDITSMEDYKRLGLGLLYLPLQTDEKDQKKIQIFRDELIKLQKAKSLYYEEVGGVRFGSDTLFTAHFRLPANIPVGHYKARAYLFRDGQFVDSATTTLEIVKAHIAYTIFYAAHKYRFLYGIVAVIIAVSTGFLCRLIFRKD
- a CDS encoding sulfite exporter TauE/SafE family protein; this encodes MSIYLPIAEMSLNMLILIGMGVVAGFFSGLFGIGGGFLITPLLIFYNIPPAIAVGTGANQMIASSVTGAITHFRRRTLDIKLGILLAIGGGGGSLIGIQIFSVLKKLGQLDLMISLLYVILLGSIGSLMIVESWYDMRRKRRLGKANVRLAGRHRHNWIHRLPFKMRFRTSMIYVSIVPVLGIGLIVGLLSSIMGIGGGFFMIPALIYLLRVPTNVVIGTSLFQITFVSSFTTVLQSMTHQSVDIVLAFLLMLGGSIGAQYGTRAGRKLKAEQLRMALACLVLIVCMRLAFQLFVRPDNLFSLDILMR